From a single Salmo salar chromosome ssa22, Ssal_v3.1, whole genome shotgun sequence genomic region:
- the LOC106583000 gene encoding protein PHTF2, translating into MARIAWYQEKIGAYDQQVWEKSLEQAEFNGIDSKPKRSGHIKTDLIDVDLVRGSTFSKAKPDSPWTALTRKGLVRVLLFPFFFQWWIQVTSRSISSCILVLYLMQVAASVLYMEVPAASASELFGPMCLMLLLGTVHCQIVSTESNRSPSDSPVSSTSPARRRRPRKGRGLKRTEGQGNDGDIELQPWQLEENQRLYRSEERRNNQRKSGFGASDELSSEEDEEEKRPTGVAGTIPASVLRKRRLHSFSNPSSPQEESSGGAMDTKVKPREVERLRSEVSRPASDTDDTIWEELLQGPDTASSGSSDSEGDGRCGPGLTLPPFTTLSSDDETLLQGHLSWLQACHPSRDRVSVIIWEQGECKKADMSVLEISGIILTRVKVVEQGMGYLALGGLFTATLALLPFVFRLAQRLDMKRLSSLSLVELAVMVVGPPNTQIYAFFFITTVERLCLTGLFFFMMCVAERTYKQRLVFAKLFNHITSARKAKKWEIPHFRLKNVQNIKMWLSLRSFLKRRGPQRSVDVIVSSIFLLALSIAFILCTQLLNSHHTFLDSETNWELMVWGSSLILFLLRLATLGSETNCKYSNVSVLLTEQINLYLKMEKKPNKKEMLNIVNNVLKLATKLMKELDTPFRLLGLTVNPLIYNITRVVILSAVSAVVSDLLGFNIRLWKIKP; encoded by the exons ATGGCAAGAATAGCATGGTATCAAGAGAAG ATTGGTGCATATGATCAGCAGGTCTGGGAGAAATCTCTGGAGCAAGCAGAATTTAAT GGTATTGACAGTAAACCAAAGAGGTCTGGCCACATCAAGACAGACCTCATTGATGTTGACTTAGTAAGAG GATCCACATTCAGCAAGGCCAAGCCAGATAGTCCATGGACAGCATTGACTCGTAAGGGTCTAGTCAGGGTGCTCCTCTTCCCCTTCTTTTTCCAATGGTGGATCCAGGTGACCTCCAGGTCCATCTCCAGCTGTATCCTGGTGCTCTACTTGATGCAAG TGGCAGCATCAGTGTTGTACATGGAAGTTCCTGCAGCCAGTGCTAGTGAGCTATTTGGGCCCATGTGTCTGATGTTGTTGCTGGGGACAGTGCACTGCCAGATAGTGTCCACTGAGTCCAACCGGAGCCCCTCAGACAGCCCTGTGAGCAGCACCAGCCCTGCACGAAGGAGGAG GCCAAGGAAGGGTAGAGGATTGAAGagaacagagggacaggggaacGACGGGGACATTGAGCTGCAGCCTTGGCAGCTGGAGGAAAACCAGAGGTTGTACAGATCAGAGGAGAGAAGG AACAACCAGAGAAAGTCAGGCTTTGGGGCCTCTGACGAACTTTCCagtgaggaggatgaggaagaaaaACGACCTACTGGTGTAGCTGGAACTATACCTGCCTCTGTCCTCAGGAAGAGACGCCTTCACTCCTTCTCAAACCCCTCATCACCTCAG GAGGAAAGTAGTGGAGGTGCCATGGACACTAAGGTGAAACCTCGTGAAGTAGAGCGCCTTAGGTCCGAAGTCTCACGCCCGGCTTCTGACACAGATGACACAATATGGGAGGAGCTTCTTCAGGGGCCTGACACCGCCTCCAGTGGCAGCAGTGACAGTGAGGGGGACGGGCGATGCGGCCCTGGCCTGACCCTCCCCCCGTTCACCACTCTCAGCAGTGATGATGAGACCCTGCTGCAG GGCCATCTATCGTGGCTGCAGGCGTGCCACCCATCCAGAGACCGGGTCAGTGTCATCATCTGGGAGCAGGGGGAGTGCAAGAAAGCAGATATGTCAGTACTGGAGATCAGTGGGATCATCCTTACACGG GTGAAGGTGGTGGAGCAGGGCATGGGTTACCTAGCCCTGGGGGGGTTGTTCACTGCCACACTGGCACTGCTTCCTTTTGTCTTCCGCCTGGCACAGCGGCTGGACATGAAGCGCCTGAGCTCTCTGTCCCTGGTAGAGCTGGCTGTCATGGTGGTGGGGCCGCCCAACACCCAGATCTACGCCTTCTTCTTCATCACCACCGTGGAGAGGCTTTGCCTCACAGGACTCTTCTTCTTCATGATGTGTGTGGCAGAGAGGACCTACAAACAG CGGCTTGTTTTCGCCAAACTCTTCAACCACATCACCTCAGCACGAAAGGCTAAGAAGTGGGAAATCCCCCATTTCAGGCTGAAGAATGTGCAGAACATAAAGATGTGGCTGTCGCTCCGCTCCTTCCTCAAG AGACGTGGGCCCCAGCGTTCCGTTGATGTCATCGTCTCCTCCATCTTCCTCCTGGCCCTCTCCATCGCCTTCATCTTGTGTACACAG CTCCTGAACAGTCACCACACCTTCCTGGACTCGGAGACCAACTGGGAGCTCATGGTGTGGggttcctctctcatcctcttcctGCTCCGCCTGGCCACCCTGGGCTCCGAGACCAACTGTAAATACAGCAACGTGTCAGTGCTGCTGACAGAACAG ATCAACTTGTATCTTAAGATGGAAAAGAAGCCCAACAAGAAAGAAATGTTGAACATAGTGAACAATGTTCTGAAGCTTGCAACAAAATTAATGAAA GAGCTTGACACCCCCTTCCGACTGCTGGGTCTGACTGTGAACCCTCTTATCTACAACATCACACGTGTGGTCATCCTGTCTGCAGTCTCCGCTGTGGTCAGCGATCTGCTCGGCTTCAACATCAGA CTGTGGAAGATCAAGCCTTAA